In the genome of Nocardiopsis composta, one region contains:
- a CDS encoding thiamine pyrophosphate-binding protein: MSNGTGEDTSISGGHLVAKALKAEGVDVVFTLCGGHIIDIYDGCADEGIDIIDVRHEQVAAHAADGYARITGKPGCAVVTAGPGTTDAVTGIANAYRAESPMLLIGGQGALSQHKMGSLQDLPHVDMITPISKFAATVPHTERVADLVSMAFREASAGAPGPAFLEIPRDVLDARVPVERARIPRPGKYRASTRQAGDPAAIERLAELLVRSERPSILLGGQVWTTRATDTAIELVRTLNVPAFMNGAGRGTLPPGDPHHFQLARRHAFTESDLIIIVGTPFDFRMGYGKRLSPEATVVQIDLSYATVGKNRDVDLGIVGDADTVLRGVLQAASGFGDTGAQSRKPWLEELRAVEAKARDKRAALLTSDASPIHPYRLVSEINDFLTEDSIYIGDGGDIVTFSGQVVQPKSPGHWMDPGPLGTLGVGVPFVMAAKYARPDKEVVALFGDGAFSLTGWDFETLVRFDMPFVGIVGNNSSMNQIRYGQIAKYGADRGELGNTLGDVRYSEFAKMLGGYGEEVREASEIGPALRRARESGKPSLINVWIDPDAYAPGTMNQTMYK, translated from the coding sequence ATGAGCAACGGAACCGGCGAGGACACCTCGATCTCCGGCGGCCACCTGGTCGCCAAGGCCCTGAAGGCCGAAGGCGTCGACGTGGTCTTCACCCTCTGCGGCGGACACATCATCGACATCTACGACGGCTGCGCCGACGAGGGCATCGACATCATCGACGTCCGGCACGAGCAGGTGGCCGCGCACGCCGCGGACGGTTACGCCCGGATCACCGGCAAGCCCGGCTGCGCGGTGGTCACCGCGGGGCCGGGCACCACCGACGCCGTCACCGGCATCGCCAACGCCTACCGCGCCGAGAGCCCGATGCTGCTCATCGGCGGCCAGGGCGCCCTCAGCCAGCACAAGATGGGCTCGCTGCAGGACCTGCCGCACGTCGACATGATCACCCCGATCTCGAAGTTCGCGGCGACCGTCCCGCACACCGAGCGGGTCGCCGACCTGGTCTCGATGGCCTTCCGCGAGGCCTCCGCGGGCGCCCCCGGACCGGCCTTCCTGGAGATCCCGCGCGACGTGCTGGACGCCCGGGTACCGGTGGAGCGGGCCCGCATCCCCCGGCCCGGCAAGTACCGCGCCTCCACCCGGCAGGCCGGCGACCCCGCGGCGATCGAACGCCTGGCCGAGCTGCTGGTCCGCTCCGAGCGGCCGAGCATCCTGCTCGGCGGGCAGGTGTGGACCACCCGCGCCACCGACACCGCGATCGAGCTGGTGCGCACCCTCAACGTGCCGGCCTTCATGAACGGCGCCGGCCGGGGCACCCTTCCCCCCGGCGACCCGCACCACTTCCAGCTCGCCCGGCGGCACGCCTTCACCGAGTCCGACCTGATCATCATCGTCGGCACCCCGTTCGACTTCCGGATGGGCTACGGCAAGCGGCTGTCCCCCGAGGCGACCGTGGTGCAGATCGACCTCTCCTACGCCACCGTCGGCAAGAACCGCGACGTCGACCTGGGCATCGTCGGCGACGCCGACACCGTGCTGCGCGGGGTGCTGCAGGCCGCCTCCGGCTTCGGCGACACCGGCGCGCAGAGCCGCAAACCCTGGCTGGAGGAACTGCGCGCGGTGGAGGCCAAGGCCCGGGACAAGCGCGCCGCACTGCTCACCTCCGACGCCTCCCCGATCCACCCCTACCGGCTGGTCTCCGAGATCAACGACTTCCTCACCGAGGACTCGATCTACATCGGCGACGGCGGCGACATCGTCACCTTCTCCGGGCAGGTCGTCCAGCCCAAGTCCCCCGGCCACTGGATGGACCCGGGCCCGCTGGGCACACTCGGCGTCGGCGTCCCGTTCGTGATGGCCGCCAAGTACGCCCGGCCGGACAAGGAGGTCGTCGCGCTCTTCGGCGACGGCGCGTTCAGCCTCACCGGCTGGGACTTCGAGACGCTGGTCCGCTTCGACATGCCCTTCGTCGGCATCGTCGGCAACAACTCCTCGATGAACCAGATCCGCTACGGCCAGATCGCCAAGTACGGCGCGGACCGCGGCGAGCTCGGCAACACGCTGGGCGACGTGCGCTACTCGGAGTTCGCCAAGATGCTCGGCGGCTACGGCGAGGAGGTGCGCGAGGCCTCCGAGATCGGCCCGGCGCTGCGGCGGGCCCGCGAGTCCGGCAAGCCGTCGCTGATCAACGTCTGGATCGACCCGGACGCCTACGCCCCCGGAACGATGAACCAGACCATGTACAAGTGA
- a CDS encoding MFS transporter codes for MTTAHHPPDPPARPSPGGGLASPYTPLAGECRDWSGRRYVVGPSARALTGRNRSHLLGRAALALAAVGVLQFGYGAAVPVLIAAHGWSPAAALLPFAVWALVQAGSAAPVARLRERGALPPALAVPLGSALAAAGLAVLPAAADPLWAVLGYGLLGGAGAGLVYHSCVHLAAAWFPERPALHTAFTGAAFALGSVPLVAATGLGPPPEALAPAALVLAALVGTVGAASGFRLAEPPPHWWPPETDPRGWALRPRGAPPASRDHSPAEAWRSGALPRLHLVVAASGAAALFDAAVLPLLLTRSGFPPGAVAAVAAALVAGSGLGRIAAGRWAERGERRAVLAAALACGAVAHAGLAGAVASGSVPALVCFAAAAGIGGGSCYPLTRELAVDFFGVRDSARIQGLVYSAKGLGGLLGVGGAAVLLVLVPAGWALAAAGAAAGAAAIAAIRLRRPVPARTLPLPSG; via the coding sequence GTGACCACCGCACACCACCCGCCCGACCCGCCGGCCCGCCCCTCACCGGGCGGCGGGCTGGCCTCCCCGTACACGCCCCTGGCGGGCGAGTGCCGGGACTGGTCCGGGCGGCGCTACGTCGTCGGGCCGAGCGCCCGCGCCCTCACCGGCCGGAACCGCTCGCACCTGCTGGGCCGGGCCGCCCTGGCGCTGGCCGCCGTGGGCGTGCTGCAGTTCGGCTACGGCGCGGCCGTCCCGGTGCTCATCGCCGCGCACGGCTGGAGCCCGGCCGCCGCACTGCTCCCGTTCGCGGTGTGGGCGCTGGTCCAGGCCGGTTCGGCGGCCCCGGTGGCGCGGCTCCGGGAGCGCGGCGCCCTGCCGCCGGCGCTGGCCGTCCCGCTCGGCTCGGCCCTGGCCGCGGCCGGCCTGGCCGTACTGCCCGCGGCCGCCGACCCGCTCTGGGCGGTGCTCGGCTACGGCCTGCTCGGCGGGGCCGGCGCCGGACTGGTCTACCACTCCTGCGTGCACCTGGCCGCCGCCTGGTTCCCCGAGCGCCCCGCGCTGCACACCGCCTTCACCGGCGCCGCGTTCGCGCTCGGCTCGGTCCCGCTGGTAGCCGCGACCGGCCTGGGGCCGCCGCCGGAGGCGCTCGCCCCCGCGGCGCTGGTGCTGGCCGCGCTGGTCGGCACGGTCGGCGCGGCCTCCGGGTTCCGGCTGGCCGAGCCGCCGCCGCACTGGTGGCCGCCGGAGACCGACCCGCGCGGCTGGGCGCTGCGGCCCCGCGGCGCGCCGCCCGCCTCGCGCGACCACTCCCCCGCCGAGGCCTGGCGCAGCGGGGCGCTGCCCCGGCTGCACCTGGTGGTCGCCGCCTCCGGGGCGGCGGCGCTGTTCGACGCGGCGGTGCTGCCGCTGCTGCTGACCCGGTCCGGGTTCCCGCCCGGCGCGGTCGCCGCGGTGGCCGCGGCGCTGGTCGCCGGGAGCGGCCTGGGGCGGATCGCCGCCGGGCGCTGGGCCGAGCGGGGCGAGCGGCGCGCGGTGCTGGCGGCCGCGCTGGCCTGCGGGGCGGTGGCGCACGCCGGGCTGGCCGGCGCGGTGGCCTCCGGTTCGGTGCCGGCGCTGGTCTGCTTCGCCGCCGCGGCCGGGATCGGCGGCGGCTCGTGCTACCCGCTCACCAGGGAGCTGGCGGTGGACTTCTTCGGGGTGCGCGATTCGGCGCGCATCCAAGGGCTGGTCTACAGCGCCAAGGGGCTGGGCGGGCTGCTCGGGGTGGGCGGGGCGGCGGTGCTGCTCGTGCTGGTCCCGGCCGGCTGGGCGCTGGCGGCGGCCGGGGCCGCGGCGGGGGCCGCCGCGATCGCCGCGATCCGGCTGCGCCGCCCGGTGCCGGCCCGCACCCTGCCGCTCCCCTCCGGCTGA
- the sucC gene encoding ADP-forming succinate--CoA ligase subunit beta, with product MDLYEHEAKQLFGEHGVPLAERQLARTPEQAVFSAARLGGRVAVKAQVKVGGRGKAGGVKVAADPEEAGRHAERILGMDIKGHAVRSVLIEQATDIAEEYYFSVLLDRADRSFLVICSAEGGVDIEQVAAERPEAVVRVPVPVRTGLDAATAERICAEAGLPEEVRAHAASTMRRLWEVAVQEDATLVEVNPLVRTADGRILALDGKVTLDDSAGFRHPERTPFHNGDGGGGREEEARSRGLNYVKLDGQVGIIGNGAGLVMSTLDVVAYAGQAHGGVKPANFLDIGGGASAEVMANGLEIILGDPAVKSVFVNVFGGITACDAVANGIVQALELLEGRGDDVTKPLVVRLDGNNAELGRSILTERAHPAVRQVETMDGAAAQAAQLAAAK from the coding sequence GTGGATCTCTACGAACACGAGGCGAAGCAGCTCTTCGGCGAGCACGGTGTGCCGCTCGCCGAGCGCCAGCTCGCCCGAACCCCGGAGCAGGCCGTGTTCAGCGCGGCCCGGCTCGGCGGCCGCGTCGCCGTCAAGGCCCAGGTCAAGGTGGGCGGCCGCGGCAAGGCCGGCGGCGTGAAGGTCGCCGCCGACCCGGAGGAGGCCGGGCGGCACGCCGAACGGATCCTGGGCATGGACATCAAGGGCCACGCCGTGCGCAGCGTGCTCATCGAGCAGGCCACCGACATCGCCGAGGAGTATTACTTCTCGGTGCTGCTGGACCGCGCCGACCGGTCGTTCCTGGTGATCTGCTCCGCCGAGGGCGGGGTGGACATCGAGCAGGTCGCCGCCGAGCGCCCCGAAGCGGTGGTGCGGGTGCCCGTCCCGGTCCGCACCGGACTGGACGCCGCCACCGCCGAGCGGATCTGCGCCGAGGCCGGGCTGCCCGAGGAGGTCCGCGCGCATGCGGCCTCCACCATGCGCCGGCTGTGGGAGGTCGCCGTCCAGGAGGACGCCACCCTGGTCGAGGTGAACCCGCTGGTGCGCACCGCCGACGGGCGGATCCTCGCGCTGGACGGCAAGGTCACCCTGGACGACAGCGCCGGGTTCCGGCATCCGGAGCGCACCCCGTTCCACAACGGCGACGGCGGTGGCGGCCGGGAGGAGGAGGCCCGCAGCAGGGGCCTGAACTACGTCAAGCTCGACGGTCAGGTCGGCATCATCGGCAACGGCGCGGGCCTGGTCATGTCCACCCTGGACGTGGTCGCCTACGCCGGCCAGGCCCACGGCGGCGTCAAGCCCGCCAACTTCCTCGACATCGGCGGCGGCGCCTCGGCCGAGGTGATGGCCAACGGCCTGGAGATCATCCTGGGCGACCCGGCGGTCAAGTCGGTGTTCGTCAACGTCTTCGGCGGCATCACCGCCTGCGACGCGGTGGCCAACGGCATCGTGCAGGCCCTGGAGCTGCTGGAGGGCCGCGGCGACGACGTGACCAAGCCGCTGGTGGTGCGCCTGGACGGCAACAACGCCGAGCTGGGCCGCTCGATCCTCACCGAGCGGGCGCACCCGGCGGTGCGCCAGGTGGAGACCATGGACGGCGCCGCCGCGCAGGCCGCGCAGCTGGCCGCGGCGAAGTAG